The following is a genomic window from Manihot esculenta cultivar AM560-2 chromosome 9, M.esculenta_v8, whole genome shotgun sequence.
GAGTGAAGAAGCCACTATCTGGAGTTCGTATTCTCCATGATATATTTCCCACAAGTTTGTTAGATTCTACATGGAATTCATGCAATTGGCAGTCAAAAGTATCAAAGGTGGGATTTAACCCCCTGGTAATATACCACTTCCCATTAAAATCTGCAATGTTAAAGCTCTTGACAAGAACAGCTGGATCAGGGACAGGAAATTCCCCGACATCAGATTTCTTAGGTACACACTTCTTTCTCGAGACTGCACACTCATTGAATTCATCCACTACAGTGTTTTCAAACAGGTCTCCACATTTGATCTGCAACAAGGGAAGGTACTTGGTATGACAACTATAATTTCCATTCAGCATAAGGGACATCAAACTATTAAGCTGACGAATTTATCGAAAGCTGAAGCTAAGAGAAAATCACAAGTTTCCTCTTACATATGAACCTCATTTTTAGGCCATATGTAGTCTAAAAACTTGACTTAGCAAAAAGTGTTATGCTTATTTATATATCTTAGGTGCTCCAACAATTCTTTTTACAGGTATATCTGTGAATGTCTCGAGATAACAGAACAGACCTGGCATTCAGTCTCATCAGGCCGGTTATTGCAAGTCTGAAGGCAAGCGATATTTGCAGCACATGCTGGGTTAGCGATGCACTTAGCTAATTCTAACCTAACAAAAAAGTCTTCAATCAGAATAAATGATAAAGTTTTGACATATGAGATCGCCATATTAACTGAGAAAAAAAATCAGAATTGACACTTAATTTAAACCCTTTACATAAATCAAACTTTGTTATAGAATAGAACTCCTTTTGAATATTTGATGAGCAATACTTCCACTAGTATGAAGGGTGTCTTAGTTATGAAGCCTCCCTTAATATGTGCACTGGGAGGACTAGATATAAGTGACATTCCCCTTGCATTGGTAGGAGGATGAGAAGATGGATTCATAATCATATACATGAGAATTATACAGGGACCAGAAAACCCTTGGATTGCTTTGTTTTGGTAGCTAGAGCTTATGAACTTTAAGCCACAATTGAGCGAACCAAAAGTTGCATTAAGGTTCACTGTCATCATTTGCAGATATAAATAACACGAAGAGGGAAAACTATGATGGATAAAATACATACAGGAGAAGATTGAGAGGAAACATGATGATTACAGGATTGATTCTTAATTTAGGCTGTAAGGAAATTTGAATTACCTGCACTCCTTCAATAAGCAAGTACAGGTTTTCAGAGCATCAACAGCATCAGCTGATGGAATGAACAATAATACACATGCTAGTATGCTGGCAACTTTCAGAAACTGCAggtggctcttttctttcaggTTGTTTGACACACTAAACATCAGAAAGTTAAGCACTTCTTTTGCCTTGAAGAAGAATtacaaggggaaaaaaaaaaagaaaagaaagaatcagaaaaaaGTGAAACAAAACAGGGGCAACGTTATCTCCACATTGAGAAAACAAAAGCATTGTTCTTCAGAAGCTACCTTAGTTACATTTGCACCAGTCCTACAAAATGAGGAAAATTTCTTTGTCCATCCCGAGAATCCATGTGAGCATCTTAGCTTGATCCCATGATAATTCTTATGAGTTCTCATCAACTGAACATATCTTGACTTTCTGCTATTAGGCCAAAAGTTCAACACAACTATGCTTTGATAATTAAGTCCCCTCCTCCCATGAATTCTTTCATAACTTGCAATTCCTGGTCGAAAGTATGAACTACAAATACTTTCTTCATGAGATAAACAGACTGAATTTGCAGATATAGCCATACTTCTTCTTTAAACTTCCAATTGCAATTTAAGAATAGCCACATGAGTCAGTTTCCAATATCCTTTCTAGTCCTTTAAACCAACCAACTAAACCCCTCAATTAAAACAAGCAATATAGCATCTCCCAATTTCCTGCAACCTGAATTTAGCTAATGACCAGCAAGAAAATTCATGATTCTTCTACAAATCATGCAATTTCCAACCAGAATTTCACCACTATATTACTAGACACAtgcataaatactaaaattggAGAGTCTTGCTTGTGCTTGACATTGAAAATGTCAACCTTGTGGAACAAAGCAAAAAACTTTTCAATAAAATCATCTTTTTTGCTATTCACCAAAGTTTGACATTAATTACTTAAAAGAGTCCTATAAAGAAACAACTGATTGCAAACAGAACCCATTTCCTATAAAGAGAACCTCGTAGTAAATTAGCACAAAGCATACAAGTAGAAGAAGAATACATTCATTATCAGACAAGTTAATGTGTAATGTATGCCTAAATGTAAAGGAATTGatacacagagagagagagaggacctTGAAGAGGAGATGGCGGGTTTCATGACAGGCATAATAGTTGAAGCACAGACAATTGGAGAGCAAAAAGAGAGAAGATTTGGAAGGGAGTGAGCTTGGATAAGAAATCGTGTGGAACCTAGAACTGTAACGTGGATGATCCTAGTAAAATTTCCATTTCAATTAGACCTGTTTACGGCCCAGCCGGATACTCTCGGCTGGACAGTCCATAGCTATTTCGGTCTTGTCTCAAGTCTcggatataatttttatattaaaaatataatattttattatatactgGTGATTACATTAACATAATTTTTAGATACAGTTAATTCTActtattacaataatattttcattccataaaaacaaaattaaagcaattaatttaattaataataatcaaaataaaataaataaaataattagatatatattattgaattttaaaattatttaatttgattcacgATAAAATATAAACGAATATGATACTCGCAAAAATTAAATCTATTGgtgatttatattaataatatttaaatcctTTCGAattcgattaaaaattaattaatccatTTTAAACTCGATTATTATTactcaaataaaatttgaactcatttaattttatatattttaattaataattaatataaaaaatattattcattaataattttcatttaaaaattaatatttttaaaaatatttaatttttaatttttaagtaaaaatatataaaaaattataaatattattataaatatatttttttatattaagttaattatttatataaacgaatttatatattaaatactctaaacaactccatTTGAACTcgcaagtatttttttttaatttaaattcatttcaaattcaattataacTATCCACGAAAAACGCCTTAAG
Proteins encoded in this region:
- the LOC110622852 gene encoding violaxanthin de-epoxidase, chloroplastic isoform X1, producing the protein MAISANSVCLSHEESICSSYFRPGIASYERIHGRRGLNYQSIVVLNFWPNSRKSRYVQLMRTHKNYHGIKLRCSHGFSGWTKKFSSFCRTGANVTKAKEVLNFLMFSVSNNLKEKSHLQFLKVASILACVLLFIPSADAVDALKTCTCLLKECRLELAKCIANPACAANIACLQTCNNRPDETECQIKCGDLFENTVVDEFNECAVSRKKCVPKKSDVGEFPVPDPAVLVKSFNIADFNGKWYITRGLNPTFDTFDCQLHEFHVESNKLVGNISWRIRTPDSGFFTRSTVQRFVQDPMQPGILYNHDNEYLHYQDDWYILSSKVENKSDDYIFVYYRGRNDAWDGYGGAVVYTRSSVLPESIAPELERAAKSVGRDFSKFIRTDNTCGPEPPLVERLEKTVEEGEKSIIREVQEIEGEVEKVGKTEMTLFQRLAEGFKELQQDEEILLRKLSKEEMELFNDLKMEASEVEKLFGGALPLRKLR
- the LOC110622852 gene encoding violaxanthin de-epoxidase, chloroplastic isoform X2, with product MPVMKPAISSSSSYFRPGIASYERIHGRRGLNYQSIVVLNFWPNSRKSRYVQLMRTHKNYHGIKLRCSHGFSGWTKKFSSFCRTGANVTKAKEVLNFLMFSVSNNLKEKSHLQFLKVASILACVLLFIPSADAVDALKTCTCLLKECRLELAKCIANPACAANIACLQTCNNRPDETECQIKCGDLFENTVVDEFNECAVSRKKCVPKKSDVGEFPVPDPAVLVKSFNIADFNGKWYITRGLNPTFDTFDCQLHEFHVESNKLVGNISWRIRTPDSGFFTRSTVQRFVQDPMQPGILYNHDNEYLHYQDDWYILSSKVENKSDDYIFVYYRGRNDAWDGYGGAVVYTRSSVLPESIAPELERAAKSVGRDFSKFIRTDNTCGPEPPLVERLEKTVEEGEKSIIREVQEIEGEVEKVGKTEMTLFQRLAEGFKELQQDEEILLRKLSKEEMELFNDLKMEASEVEKLFGGALPLRKLR